Proteins encoded together in one Shewanella acanthi window:
- the coxB gene encoding cytochrome c oxidase subunit II — translation MKQWLYCLLAVLFAPPLAAENMRFNMTQGVTEISGKVYHLHMTILYICCAIGLVVFGVMIYAMINHRKSKGAVASHFHESTKVEIAWTIIPFLILIMMAIPATKTLIAMEDPTNADLTVKVTGSQWKWHYSYFDQDIEFYSILATPRAQIEGAEAKGEHYLLEVDKPLVLPIHRKIRFLMTSEDVIHSWWVPAFAVKKDANPGFINEAWTRIDEPGIYRGQCAELCGKDHGFMPIVVKALPEAEFDSWVADQKQAAGAAAAAAQAALSQTLSMDELMAQGEQVYLARCAACHQPNGEGLQGVFPALKGSPIATGPVGAHLDIVLHGKSGTAMQAFAKQLTTQEMAAVVTYERNAWGNNAGDTVQAKDVDAYLNGNADTATESKATPAATTESTPEPAASSQPESVASADPASFPTLSHDELMAEGEKVYAATCAACHQLTGTGMPPAFPALAASAIATGPVENHIDIVKHGKTGTAMQAFGTQLTAEQLAAVITYERNAWGNNTGDTVQAADVARQGQ, via the coding sequence GTGAAGCAATGGTTGTATTGTTTACTCGCGGTGCTATTCGCCCCGCCTCTCGCCGCAGAGAATATGCGGTTCAACATGACTCAAGGCGTAACAGAAATCAGTGGCAAGGTTTACCACCTTCACATGACCATTCTGTACATCTGCTGTGCTATTGGACTTGTGGTATTTGGTGTGATGATTTACGCCATGATCAATCACCGCAAATCCAAAGGTGCAGTTGCTTCACACTTCCACGAAAGTACTAAAGTCGAAATCGCTTGGACCATCATCCCCTTCCTGATCTTAATTATGATGGCCATTCCTGCGACTAAGACCTTAATCGCCATGGAAGATCCTACTAACGCAGATCTCACCGTTAAAGTCACAGGCTCACAGTGGAAATGGCACTACAGCTATTTCGACCAAGACATTGAGTTTTACAGCATTCTTGCCACCCCAAGGGCACAAATTGAAGGTGCCGAAGCCAAAGGGGAGCATTATCTGCTCGAAGTCGATAAACCTCTCGTGTTGCCAATCCATCGAAAAATCCGCTTCTTGATGACCTCAGAAGATGTAATCCATTCATGGTGGGTACCTGCCTTTGCAGTAAAAAAAGACGCTAACCCTGGTTTTATCAACGAGGCTTGGACTCGCATTGATGAACCCGGAATTTATCGTGGCCAGTGTGCCGAACTGTGTGGTAAAGACCACGGCTTTATGCCGATTGTGGTCAAGGCGCTACCGGAAGCAGAGTTCGATTCTTGGGTTGCTGATCAGAAACAAGCGGCGGGCGCCGCTGCCGCTGCCGCACAGGCAGCGCTGTCACAAACCCTATCGATGGATGAATTAATGGCCCAGGGCGAACAGGTGTATCTTGCACGCTGCGCTGCCTGCCACCAGCCCAACGGTGAAGGTTTGCAGGGTGTATTTCCCGCCCTTAAAGGCAGTCCAATTGCAACGGGGCCTGTTGGAGCTCACTTAGATATTGTCCTGCACGGCAAGAGTGGCACAGCCATGCAAGCCTTCGCTAAACAGCTGACAACTCAAGAAATGGCCGCCGTTGTCACCTACGAGCGAAATGCTTGGGGTAATAACGCTGGCGATACGGTTCAAGCTAAGGATGTGGATGCCTATCTTAACGGTAATGCTGACACTGCCACTGAGTCCAAAGCAACACCTGCTGCGACAACCGAATCCACACCCGAACCAGCCGCTTCGTCACAACCTGAATCCGTTGCCAGTGCCGATCCCGCAAGCTTTCCAACGCTCTCCCATGATGAGCTCATGGCTGAGGGGGAAAAAGTTTATGCCGCCACCTGCGCTGCCTGCCACCAGCTAACGGGAACAGGGATGCCTCCTGCCTTCCCAGCGCTTGCGGCTAGCGCCATCGCGACTGGTCCCGTGGAAAATCACATCGATATAGTGAAGCATGGCAAAACTGGCACCGCGATGCAGGCATTTGGCACACAACTCACAGCTGAGCAGCTTGCTGCCGTCATTACCTATGAGCGCAATGCGTGGGGCAATAATACCGGCGATACAGTGCAAGCCGCTGATGTCGCACGCCAAGGACAGTAG
- the ctaD gene encoding cytochrome c oxidase subunit I, producing MSTLTQDQVAGHDDHHHGAPAGIMRWILTTNHKDIGTLYLWFSFIMFLTGGAMAMVIRAELFQPGLQLVEPNFFNQMTTVHGLIMVFGAVMPAFTGLANWLIPMMIGAPDMALPRMNNWSFWILPFAFAILLSSLFMEGGGPNFGWTFYAPLSTTYSADSTALFVFSIHIMGISSIMGAINVIVTIVNLRAPGMTWMKLPLFVWTWLITAFLLIAVMPVLAGAVTMVLTDKYFGTSFFDAAGGGDPVMFQHIFWFFGHPEVYIMILPSFGIISAIVPAFSRKRLFGYASMVYATASIAILSFLVWAHHMFTTGMPVFAELFFMYCTMLIAVPTGVKVFNWVATMWRGSLSFETPMLFAVAFIILFTIGGFSGLMLAITPADFQYHDTYFVVAHFHYVLVTGAIFSIMAAAYYWLPKWTGHMYDEKLGQWHFWCSVISVNVLFFPMHFLGLAGMPRRIPDYSIQFADVNQIVSIGGFAFGLSQLIFLVLVIKCIKGGEKAPDKPWEGSEGLEWTLPSPAPYHSFSTPPEVK from the coding sequence ATGAGCACACTGACACAAGATCAAGTTGCTGGCCATGATGACCACCATCATGGCGCACCTGCGGGTATCATGCGCTGGATACTCACCACGAACCACAAAGACATCGGAACCCTGTATTTATGGTTCAGCTTCATCATGTTTTTGACTGGTGGCGCTATGGCAATGGTAATCCGCGCCGAGCTTTTTCAACCGGGGTTACAATTAGTCGAACCTAACTTCTTTAACCAAATGACCACAGTCCACGGCCTTATCATGGTATTTGGCGCCGTCATGCCAGCCTTTACCGGTCTAGCTAACTGGCTGATTCCAATGATGATTGGCGCGCCAGATATGGCACTACCAAGGATGAACAACTGGAGCTTTTGGATCCTACCCTTTGCCTTTGCGATCCTTTTGAGCTCCTTATTTATGGAAGGCGGCGGCCCCAACTTTGGCTGGACCTTCTACGCCCCCTTATCAACCACCTATAGCGCAGATAGCACCGCCCTTTTCGTATTCTCTATTCATATCATGGGGATAAGTTCAATTATGGGTGCAATCAACGTCATTGTGACCATAGTTAACCTACGTGCCCCCGGCATGACCTGGATGAAATTACCGCTGTTCGTTTGGACTTGGCTGATTACTGCATTTCTGCTTATCGCTGTGATGCCAGTGCTTGCGGGTGCCGTCACTATGGTGCTGACCGATAAGTATTTTGGTACTAGCTTCTTCGATGCCGCTGGCGGTGGTGACCCAGTAATGTTCCAGCATATTTTCTGGTTCTTCGGCCACCCCGAAGTGTACATCATGATCCTGCCCTCCTTCGGCATCATTTCAGCCATTGTGCCAGCCTTCAGTCGAAAAAGATTATTCGGTTATGCATCAATGGTATATGCCACGGCGAGTATCGCAATTTTGTCTTTCCTCGTCTGGGCCCACCACATGTTTACCACTGGGATGCCGGTATTTGCAGAACTGTTTTTCATGTACTGCACTATGCTGATTGCGGTGCCAACAGGGGTAAAAGTGTTTAACTGGGTAGCAACCATGTGGCGCGGCTCATTGAGCTTCGAAACCCCGATGTTATTCGCCGTCGCCTTTATCATTCTATTCACTATCGGCGGATTTTCAGGGCTGATGCTGGCTATCACACCCGCCGACTTTCAGTACCACGACACTTACTTTGTGGTTGCCCACTTCCATTATGTGTTAGTGACTGGCGCCATCTTCTCCATTATGGCCGCAGCCTATTATTGGCTGCCTAAATGGACTGGGCACATGTACGATGAAAAGCTCGGCCAATGGCACTTCTGGTGCTCGGTTATATCGGTCAACGTGTTGTTTTTCCCTATGCATTTCCTTGGCCTTGCGGGTATGCCAAGGCGCATTCCCGATTACTCGATTCAATTTGCCGATGTGAACCAAATTGTGTCGATTGGCGGCTTTGCTTTCGGTCTATCACAATTAATTTTCCTCGTGCTAGTGATTAAGTGCATCAAAGGTGGAGAAAAAGCACCGGACAAACCCTGGGAGGGCAGCGAAGGCTTAGAGTGGACCCTGCCAAGTCCTGCGCCCTATCACTCCTTTAGTACACCGCCAGAGGTGAAATAA
- a CDS encoding cytochrome c oxidase assembly protein — protein MANPVPTSKSNNKLISLLVIGCVAMFGFGFALVPLYDVLCEKLGINGKTSNTASSYSEITVDNDRIVTVEFISQVQSGMPWRFEPQIKRLKVHPGELIHTAFLARNESSRAIVGQAIPSVSPGQGAAYFNKTECFCFNQQLLAADTSAELPLIFFVDPQLPESIHTLTLSYTLYDITDKQLASALEQGAAK, from the coding sequence ATGGCAAACCCAGTGCCGACATCCAAGTCAAATAACAAGCTTATCAGTCTATTGGTCATAGGCTGTGTGGCGATGTTTGGCTTTGGATTCGCACTGGTACCACTCTACGATGTACTGTGTGAAAAATTGGGCATTAACGGTAAGACTTCAAATACGGCAAGCAGTTATAGCGAAATCACCGTCGATAACGACCGAATTGTCACTGTGGAGTTTATCTCCCAAGTACAAAGCGGGATGCCCTGGCGCTTTGAGCCACAAATCAAGCGCCTCAAAGTGCATCCGGGGGAGTTAATTCACACCGCATTTTTAGCTCGTAATGAATCGAGCCGCGCTATCGTCGGTCAGGCGATTCCGTCCGTCTCTCCAGGCCAAGGCGCGGCCTATTTCAATAAGACCGAATGCTTTTGCTTTAATCAACAACTCTTAGCCGCAGACACTAGTGCTGAGTTACCACTTATTTTCTTTGTAGATCCTCAACTACCCGAGTCGATCCACACCCTGACCCTCTCTTACACCCTCTACGACATCACCGACAAGCAGTTAGCGTCTGCCTTAGAGCAAGGAGCTGCAAAATGA
- a CDS encoding cytochrome c oxidase subunit 3, which translates to MSTKHETYYVPAQSAWPIVGAIGLFLIAFGAGHFVQQIKTGASGAGYILLTGIAVILFMLVGWFRTVIKESMTGLYSSQMDRSFRQGMSWFIFSEVMFFAAFFGALFYARMISVPWLGGASNNAMTHEVLWPNFEAVWPLLTTPGGTTTEAMGWNGLPLINTIILLTSSITLHFAHISLEKGKRTAITLWLGLTILLGLCFLALQAEEYSHAYHEMGLTLTSGVYGNTFFLLTGFHGMHVTLGTIFLLVLFFRVLKGHFSADKHFAFQAGSWYWHFVDVVWLCLFVFVYVL; encoded by the coding sequence ATGAGCACAAAACACGAGACCTACTACGTTCCCGCCCAAAGCGCTTGGCCCATCGTGGGCGCGATTGGTTTGTTTCTCATCGCCTTTGGCGCTGGACACTTTGTACAACAAATTAAAACTGGCGCTTCGGGCGCGGGTTATATCCTGCTGACGGGAATCGCCGTGATCCTATTTATGCTGGTCGGCTGGTTTAGGACCGTCATTAAAGAATCGATGACGGGACTCTATTCGAGTCAAATGGACAGATCATTCCGCCAAGGGATGAGCTGGTTTATTTTCTCGGAAGTGATGTTCTTCGCCGCCTTTTTTGGGGCGTTATTTTATGCCCGCATGATTTCAGTACCTTGGCTGGGAGGCGCATCCAACAATGCCATGACCCACGAAGTACTTTGGCCTAACTTCGAAGCTGTTTGGCCACTACTCACCACCCCCGGCGGCACAACGACAGAAGCCATGGGCTGGAACGGTCTGCCCTTGATAAACACAATAATACTGCTCACTTCGTCGATCACACTGCACTTTGCCCATATCAGTTTAGAAAAAGGCAAACGCACCGCTATTACCCTGTGGCTTGGTTTGACCATTCTGCTTGGACTCTGCTTTCTCGCTTTACAAGCCGAAGAATATAGCCACGCGTACCATGAAATGGGGCTGACTCTCACCTCGGGCGTCTATGGTAATACTTTCTTTCTGCTAACGGGTTTCCATGGCATGCACGTCACCCTAGGCACTATCTTCCTGTTAGTGCTGTTTTTTAGAGTATTAAAGGGGCACTTCAGCGCAGATAAACACTTCGCCTTCCAAGCGGGCAGTTGGTATTGGCACTTTGTAGACGTGGTGTGGCTGTGCCTATTTGTATTTGTCTATGTGCTTTAG
- a CDS encoding DUF2909 domain-containing protein: MNTPLIFKLVLVLLLLFIIFNLGRALFIMVKGDEKVPMSRYLGRRVIFSVIVILLLLLALGTGLIAPNPTPH; the protein is encoded by the coding sequence ATGAATACCCCGCTCATTTTTAAATTGGTTTTAGTCCTGCTGTTGCTGTTTATCATCTTTAACTTGGGTAGAGCCTTATTTATTATGGTGAAGGGCGATGAAAAGGTTCCCATGAGCCGTTATCTCGGTCGTAGGGTGATATTTTCTGTTATCGTCATTCTGTTGTTACTGCTCGCGTTGGGGACCGGGCTAATTGCGCCCAATCCCACACCGCATTAA
- a CDS encoding SURF1 family protein, translated as MQYPYVLLHKRMVLLLILTVTLFVILVKLGFWQLARGDEKSQLFEQMQARQAAPALTFSQALDKSQFEDLTAYRLRVKASPVSQQIWLLDNQVYQGQVGYLGFQLMQLDADQPYLMVELGFIAAPHDRRQLPHIDPIVNEVELIGRLYQRQINPLSHKLLAEDGDTVRFQNLNLTEIETAISHPLLAAVLQPDSLPHLSLPHPWQPFPISAQKHWGYAVQWFAMATVFAGLMGWQGVKLLTRNRREAKD; from the coding sequence ATGCAATATCCTTATGTTCTGCTGCATAAGCGAATGGTTTTATTACTGATATTGACTGTGACCCTATTCGTGATTTTGGTCAAGCTAGGATTTTGGCAACTCGCAAGGGGCGATGAAAAGTCACAACTATTCGAACAGATGCAGGCAAGGCAAGCCGCGCCAGCCCTGACCTTCAGCCAAGCACTCGATAAATCCCAGTTTGAAGATCTCACCGCCTACCGCCTGCGAGTCAAGGCATCTCCCGTCAGCCAGCAGATCTGGCTGCTCGATAACCAAGTCTACCAGGGTCAAGTGGGTTATCTCGGATTTCAATTGATGCAACTGGATGCCGACCAGCCCTATCTGATGGTTGAGTTGGGGTTTATCGCCGCGCCCCATGATCGCCGCCAATTGCCCCATATAGACCCTATAGTTAATGAAGTCGAACTCATCGGCAGGCTTTATCAAAGACAAATCAATCCTTTAAGCCATAAATTATTGGCTGAAGATGGTGATACAGTGCGCTTTCAAAACCTGAATTTAACCGAAATAGAAACCGCAATTAGTCATCCACTTCTTGCTGCAGTGTTACAACCCGATAGCTTACCTCATCTCAGCCTTCCTCACCCTTGGCAGCCCTTTCCCATTTCAGCACAGAAACATTGGGGTTACGCGGTGCAATGGTTCGCGATGGCGACTGTATTTGCAGGGCTGATGGGTTGGCAAGGCGTAAAGTTACTAACTCGCAATCGTAGGGAGGCCAAAGACTAA
- a CDS encoding COX15/CtaA family protein, translating into MQLTWIIRLTLVFTLMVILMGAYTRLSDAGLGCPDWPGCYGHIKVPTQDHEIAHAQTIFPDHDIHPEKAWLEMIHRYIAATLGGLVVLILYLSFRDAQAPKKLPLAIVLLILFQGALGMWTVTMKLMPIVVMSHLIGGFSLISLLLLLYLQSRPRRVFANRIASTPDTKPLAKLALLSLFTLILQIMLGGWTSSNYAALACTSLPICEGNWVDNLAFAKAFSPFQGDHPSFEFGVLDYHSRMTIHIAHRLGAMVTAGLLLLLAFRLYVSNLGLRSLSLLLIGLVILQVSLGISNVVMHLPLGVAVSHNGGAALLLLTLVAINYFLWRRA; encoded by the coding sequence ATGCAGCTGACTTGGATAATCCGCTTAACGCTAGTATTTACCCTAATGGTGATTTTGATGGGAGCGTATACTCGGCTCTCGGATGCTGGCTTAGGTTGCCCAGACTGGCCGGGATGTTATGGCCATATCAAGGTGCCAACTCAAGACCATGAAATCGCCCATGCCCAAACGATTTTTCCGGACCATGACATTCATCCCGAAAAAGCGTGGCTGGAGATGATCCACCGCTATATCGCTGCCACGCTGGGCGGACTTGTGGTACTTATCCTGTACCTCAGTTTTAGGGATGCGCAGGCGCCGAAAAAACTGCCGCTGGCGATTGTATTGCTGATTTTATTCCAAGGGGCACTGGGGATGTGGACAGTCACCATGAAGCTGATGCCTATCGTCGTGATGTCCCATTTAATCGGCGGTTTCAGCCTTATTTCCTTGCTCCTGCTACTGTATTTGCAATCTAGGCCTAGGCGGGTTTTTGCTAACCGAATTGCCAGCACACCCGATACTAAGCCCCTAGCCAAACTGGCATTGCTGAGTCTGTTTACCTTGATTCTGCAGATCATGCTTGGAGGCTGGACGTCCTCAAATTATGCGGCACTAGCCTGTACCTCACTGCCCATATGCGAAGGTAATTGGGTCGATAACCTCGCGTTTGCAAAAGCCTTCTCCCCCTTTCAAGGCGATCATCCCAGCTTTGAGTTTGGCGTACTCGATTACCATTCAAGGATGACCATTCATATTGCCCATCGCCTTGGGGCCATGGTCACCGCGGGGCTATTGCTGCTACTAGCATTTAGGTTATATGTCAGCAACTTAGGTTTAAGAAGCCTAAGTCTGTTACTGATTGGTTTAGTGATCCTGCAGGTCAGCCTAGGGATTTCTAACGTGGTAATGCACTTACCCCTGGGCGTTGCCGTCTCCCATAACGGCGGCGCAGCACTACTATTGCTGACCCTAGTCGCGATTAACTACTTTCTGTGGCGCAGAGCCTAG
- the cyoE gene encoding heme o synthase has translation MNKLLSIGRSHTTPTLQWRAYLEMTKPKVVALMLLTVLVGMCLAVPGSLPVKPLIAGLIGIAMMAGSAAAFNHLIDRRIDGLMARTYNRPLPKGRVLVSRALLFASLLGAVGFWILYAFTNPLTAWLTFASLIGYAVIYTAYLKRATAQNIVIGGLAGAMPPLLGWTAITNQFHGHALLLVIIIFTWTPPHFWALAIHRRAEYAKVDIPMLPVTHGVEFTKTCILLYTVLLALACLLPVLVGMCGPIYFVCSSLLSTGFIYKAWQLKYQDRQGLAMQLFRFSIYHLMLLFMALLVDHYLLI, from the coding sequence ATGAATAAACTCCTGTCCATCGGCCGTAGCCACACAACGCCAACATTACAATGGCGAGCCTATTTAGAAATGACTAAACCTAAGGTCGTCGCTTTAATGTTACTCACCGTCTTGGTCGGCATGTGTTTAGCCGTGCCAGGTAGCCTCCCAGTCAAACCGTTAATAGCAGGCCTTATCGGCATAGCTATGATGGCGGGTTCGGCGGCAGCATTTAATCATTTAATCGATAGGCGCATCGATGGCTTAATGGCGCGCACCTATAATCGGCCACTGCCGAAGGGAAGAGTATTGGTTAGTCGGGCACTGCTGTTTGCCAGCTTATTGGGCGCCGTTGGCTTTTGGATTTTATACGCTTTTACGAATCCACTAACGGCATGGCTCACCTTCGCCAGCCTGATTGGATATGCGGTGATTTACACTGCGTACCTTAAACGCGCAACGGCACAGAACATAGTGATCGGCGGCTTAGCGGGCGCCATGCCGCCGCTGCTCGGCTGGACAGCAATCACCAATCAATTTCACGGGCATGCTTTGCTGCTTGTTATCATCATCTTTACTTGGACACCGCCCCACTTTTGGGCACTGGCGATCCACAGACGCGCCGAATATGCCAAGGTCGACATTCCTATGCTACCCGTCACCCATGGTGTCGAGTTTACGAAAACCTGCATCCTACTCTACACCGTCCTGCTGGCACTTGCATGCCTACTGCCGGTCTTGGTTGGCATGTGTGGCCCAATATATTTTGTATGTTCAAGCTTGCTAAGTACTGGATTTATTTATAAAGCATGGCAACTTAAGTACCAGGACAGACAAGGTTTAGCCATGCAGCTGTTCCGATTTTCAATTTACCATTTGATGCTGTTATTTATGGCGCTGTTAGTTGATCATTACTTGTTGATTTAG
- a CDS encoding SCO family protein, which translates to MKKRILVIVILLIGLGGLISALYERSHPVELQSGFIFPEDLDIVPFELVDQHQQPFTNANLQGKWSLFFIGYTFCPDVCPTTLNRLAAAYPELSKIAPLQVVFLSVDPKRDTPDKLLTYVNYFNADFKAVTGEQAQIFPLSRSLGLTYAMVDDGDSYQVDHSASYVLVSPLGTRVAVFKSTPSLGKPAQILNENLINDFAKIVKSYHR; encoded by the coding sequence ATGAAAAAAAGAATCCTAGTTATCGTTATCCTATTAATTGGTTTGGGCGGGTTAATCTCTGCCCTGTATGAAAGGTCACATCCGGTTGAATTACAAAGTGGATTTATCTTTCCTGAGGATCTCGATATCGTTCCATTTGAGCTTGTCGATCAACATCAACAGCCCTTTACCAATGCCAATCTGCAGGGGAAATGGAGCCTGTTTTTTATTGGTTACACCTTCTGCCCCGATGTATGCCCAACAACACTTAACCGCTTAGCCGCAGCCTACCCAGAGCTCAGCAAAATCGCGCCGCTACAGGTGGTGTTCTTATCCGTTGATCCCAAACGGGATACACCGGATAAACTCTTAACCTATGTGAACTACTTTAATGCTGATTTTAAAGCAGTAACGGGTGAGCAGGCGCAGATTTTTCCATTAAGCCGCAGCCTTGGCCTCACTTACGCTATGGTCGATGACGGCGATAGCTATCAAGTCGACCACAGCGCAAGTTATGTATTAGTTTCACCTCTTGGCACTCGGGTTGCGGTATTTAAATCCACCCCAAGCCTTGGTAAACCCGCGCAAATATTGAATGAAAACCTAATAAACGACTTTGCCAAGATAGTGAAAAGCTACCATCGCTAG
- a CDS encoding polysaccharide deacetylase family protein, with protein sequence MVKRALLALMGLMAFSAHAVVILQYHHVSETTPKVTSVTPAQFRAQMQFLADEGFKVIPLAQVVDAIKQKQDLPAKTVAITFDDGYRSIATTAHPILKEFGYPYTLFVAIEPIKQKFTEMMTWEELVQLSKEGAEIANHSWAHEHLIRRLDKESESQWLARIKSSILDTEKAIADATGQNLKMLAYPYGEYNQAIADMLTENGFVAFGQQSGAAGPYSPLTALPRFPVAGQYADLTTLKSKLYSLNMPVVSQTPSDPELKAGHWRPELRVTLDMTDISAKQMMCYIQGQGAKQPKWLSGNEFSIQADLPLNAGRARYNCTVPSKSKGGFYWFSQPWVRPKDDGTWIKE encoded by the coding sequence ATGGTTAAACGTGCGTTGTTGGCACTGATGGGGCTAATGGCTTTTTCGGCACATGCGGTGGTGATTTTGCAATATCACCATGTGTCGGAAACTACGCCTAAGGTGACGAGCGTAACCCCTGCACAATTTAGAGCGCAAATGCAGTTTCTCGCCGACGAAGGTTTTAAGGTCATCCCCCTGGCCCAAGTGGTGGATGCCATTAAACAAAAACAGGATTTACCCGCAAAAACTGTTGCCATCACCTTTGATGATGGTTATCGCAGCATTGCCACTACCGCACATCCTATCCTAAAGGAATTTGGTTATCCCTACACTTTATTTGTCGCGATTGAGCCTATTAAACAAAAGTTTACTGAGATGATGACCTGGGAGGAATTAGTCCAACTATCGAAGGAAGGGGCCGAGATAGCTAACCATAGCTGGGCGCATGAGCACCTTATTCGCAGGCTAGATAAAGAGTCGGAGTCACAATGGTTGGCACGCATTAAGTCCAGCATTTTAGACACAGAAAAAGCCATTGCCGATGCTACCGGCCAGAATCTAAAAATGCTCGCCTATCCCTATGGGGAATACAACCAAGCGATTGCCGATATGCTGACCGAAAACGGCTTTGTCGCCTTTGGGCAGCAATCGGGAGCTGCCGGGCCCTACTCGCCATTGACGGCCTTGCCGCGCTTTCCTGTTGCGGGTCAATATGCGGATTTAACAACGCTTAAATCCAAGTTATATAGCCTCAACATGCCAGTAGTGAGCCAAACACCAAGCGATCCTGAGCTTAAAGCGGGTCACTGGCGACCGGAGCTGCGCGTGACCTTAGATATGACAGATATTTCTGCCAAACAGATGATGTGCTATATCCAAGGGCAGGGTGCGAAGCAACCTAAGTGGCTGAGTGGAAATGAGTTTAGTATTCAAGCTGATTTGCCATTGAATGCGGGGCGTGCCCGTTACAACTGCACAGTACCGAGTAAAAGTAAGGGGGGTTTTTATTGGTTTTCCCAACCTTGGGTTAGACCCAAGGATGATGGCACTTGGATTAAGGAATAG